One Streptomyces sp. ML-6 genomic region harbors:
- a CDS encoding SpoIIE family protein phosphatase → MVDGKTLPGAAVHSGLPFADGAAGALLDAEGRIIGWTPAAAELLALPADAVRGRPVRELLADPTARTGLWVDRPEGVRSGTVRSGEAVLRTGRGEKLSIVFQVLPLAGEDTDTPTGTETSTGPGPGPGADSVPGAFVEPARYFVLAAPAGMVSRWRQDRAFTRELFLQDRLGLAVFDEQLRLARTNTHLLPYTGLPPDLRGLRLGDFLEPDDAAAVERRLREVLRTGLPLILAEERVRTIEDPGSGAVLAISAFRLQAPDGQVFGVTALFTDVTEQRRSDERLAILHHATAAVGGSLSVTGTGEELAAVLVPGLADLAVVEIAEAVFTGEEPVPGKDGRLLLRRTAVAGEPATEAPAEAGGPTDTRSPVEAGGPVEAGGPVGTVVSVDAGVPPHTAPSVTSSPASMTAPLRARGSFLGRVTVRRAPGRPDYEPADLDLLCEISARAALALDNARRYTREHRSAVGLQRSLLPPAQAETVAVTTTGFYLPADPTTGVGGDWFDVIPLSSARVALVAGDVVGHGLGATATMGRLRTAVRTLADLELEPDELMVHLDDLVSQLRDEPHDLTRPDDDGAPPGGWTDPIGATCLYAVYDPVSRRCAMVSAGHPPPAVVAPDGTVSYVELTPGPPLGVNGLPFEVTEVELAAGSILALYTDGLIEGRDSDLDEGMAGLRRCLARPGATTAPLRELGQEIISGRPVHHLADDVTLLLARTHAVPPGNTAVWPVDPDPAAVARVRQEAARQLRAWGLEELVFTTELVLSELVTNAIRYTGGPVEVRLIRAGQLTCEVSDPSATQPRMRRARVTDEGGRGLYLVAQLTTRWGSRYTRHGKTIWAEQPIPPANGPRTVGEVPLAEVLGLLNGEVPEP, encoded by the coding sequence GTGGTGGACGGAAAGACCCTCCCAGGCGCGGCCGTACACAGCGGGCTCCCGTTCGCGGACGGCGCCGCCGGGGCCCTGCTCGACGCCGAGGGACGGATCATCGGCTGGACCCCGGCGGCGGCGGAGCTGCTCGCGCTCCCCGCCGACGCGGTCCGCGGCCGCCCGGTACGGGAACTGCTCGCGGACCCCACAGCCCGGACCGGGCTGTGGGTCGACCGGCCGGAGGGCGTCCGGTCCGGGACCGTCCGGTCCGGCGAGGCGGTGCTGCGTACCGGCCGGGGCGAGAAGCTGAGCATCGTCTTCCAGGTCCTTCCCCTCGCGGGCGAGGACACCGATACCCCCACCGGTACCGAGACCAGCACCGGCCCCGGCCCCGGCCCCGGCGCAGACTCTGTTCCCGGGGCTTTTGTGGAACCGGCGCGGTACTTCGTGCTCGCGGCCCCCGCCGGGATGGTCTCCCGGTGGCGGCAGGACCGGGCGTTCACCCGGGAGCTCTTCCTCCAGGACCGGCTGGGTCTCGCCGTGTTCGACGAGCAGCTGCGGCTGGCCAGGACCAACACCCATCTGCTCCCGTACACCGGTCTCCCGCCGGACCTGCGCGGCCTGCGCCTGGGCGACTTCCTGGAGCCCGACGACGCCGCGGCGGTCGAGCGGCGGCTGCGGGAGGTCCTGCGGACGGGCCTGCCGCTGATCCTGGCGGAGGAGCGGGTACGGACCATCGAGGATCCCGGCAGCGGGGCGGTGTTGGCCATCTCGGCGTTCCGGCTCCAGGCACCGGACGGGCAGGTCTTCGGCGTCACCGCGCTGTTCACGGACGTCACCGAGCAGCGCCGTTCCGACGAGCGCCTGGCGATCCTGCACCACGCCACCGCGGCCGTCGGCGGATCGCTGTCCGTCACGGGCACCGGCGAGGAGCTGGCCGCCGTACTGGTGCCCGGCCTGGCCGACCTCGCGGTGGTGGAGATCGCGGAGGCGGTGTTCACGGGCGAGGAGCCGGTCCCGGGCAAGGACGGGCGGCTGTTGCTGCGCCGGACCGCCGTGGCCGGGGAACCCGCCACGGAGGCGCCGGCCGAGGCCGGGGGCCCGACCGACACCAGGAGCCCGGTCGAGGCCGGAGGCCCGGTCGAGGCCGGAGGCCCGGTCGGCACCGTGGTCTCCGTCGACGCCGGGGTCCCGCCCCACACCGCCCCCTCCGTCACCAGCTCCCCTGCGTCGATGACCGCCCCGTTGCGGGCCCGGGGCAGCTTCCTCGGCCGGGTGACCGTCCGGCGCGCGCCCGGCCGCCCCGACTACGAACCGGCCGACCTGGACCTGTTGTGCGAGATCTCCGCACGCGCCGCCCTCGCCCTGGACAACGCCCGCCGCTACACCCGGGAGCACCGGTCGGCCGTCGGGCTGCAGCGCAGTCTGCTGCCGCCCGCGCAGGCCGAGACGGTCGCCGTGACCACGACCGGTTTCTACCTGCCGGCCGATCCCACCACCGGTGTCGGCGGCGACTGGTTCGACGTGATCCCGCTCTCCTCCGCCCGGGTCGCCCTGGTCGCCGGGGACGTCGTCGGTCACGGGCTGGGGGCCACCGCCACCATGGGACGGCTGCGCACCGCCGTCCGCACCCTCGCCGACCTCGAACTGGAACCGGACGAGTTGATGGTGCACCTGGACGACCTGGTCTCCCAGCTCCGCGACGAACCCCACGACCTCACCCGACCGGACGACGACGGGGCGCCGCCCGGCGGCTGGACCGACCCGATCGGCGCCACCTGCCTGTACGCCGTCTACGACCCGGTCTCCCGGCGCTGCGCGATGGTCTCGGCCGGGCACCCCCCGCCCGCCGTCGTGGCTCCGGACGGGACCGTCTCGTACGTGGAGCTGACCCCCGGGCCGCCGCTGGGCGTCAACGGCCTGCCCTTCGAGGTGACCGAGGTCGAACTGGCCGCCGGCAGCATCCTCGCGCTCTACACGGACGGGCTGATCGAGGGACGCGACAGCGACCTGGACGAGGGCATGGCCGGACTGCGCCGCTGCCTGGCCCGCCCCGGCGCCACCACCGCACCGCTGCGGGAACTCGGCCAGGAGATCATCTCCGGCCGGCCCGTGCACCACCTCGCCGACGACGTCACGCTGCTGCTCGCCCGCACCCACGCGGTGCCGCCCGGGAACACGGCCGTCTGGCCGGTGGACCCGGACCCGGCCGCCGTCGCCCGGGTCCGGCAGGAGGCGGCCCGGCAACTGCGCGCCTGGGGACTGGAGGAGCTGGTCTTCACCACCGAACTGGTGCTGAGCGAGCTGGTCACCAACGCCATCCGCTACACCGGCGGCCCGGTCGAGGTGCGGCTGATCCGGGCGGGCCAGCTGACCTGCGAGGTCTCCGACCCCAGCGCCACCCAGCCCCGCATGCGCCGGGCCCGGGTCACCGACGAGGGGGGCCGCGGCCTGTACCTGGTCGCGCAGCTCACCACGCGCTGGGGCAGCCGCTACACCCGGCACGGCAAGACGATCTGGGCCGAGCAGCCGATCCCGCCCGCGAACGGGCCACGAACGGTCGGGGAGGTTCCGCTCGCGGAAGTCCTGGGGCTCCTGAACGGGGAGGTCCCGGAGCCGTGA
- a CDS encoding metallophosphoesterase yields MSDRTVGSRGSLMAVSDLHVGMADNRPLVESLRPESDEDWLIVAGDVAERVADVEWALRLLADRYARVIWTPGNHELWTPANDPVQLRGRRRYEHLVELCRSLGVTTPEDPYPLWRGPGGPVAVAPVFLLYDYSFRAPGTTTKEESLEYAHRTGVVCTDEFLLHPDPYPSRDAWCRARVAGTERRLAAHDPQIPLVIAGHWPLVRDPMAVLWYPEFAQWCGTELTADWHRRFNVAAMVYGHLHIPRTTRYDGVRFEEVSIGYPREWRKRGHPKGLLRRILPYEDDPGTAPEAVSGAPGR; encoded by the coding sequence ATGTCCGATCGCACCGTTGGAAGCCGTGGCTCGCTGATGGCGGTGAGCGACCTGCACGTGGGGATGGCCGACAACCGCCCCCTCGTCGAGTCCCTGCGACCGGAATCGGACGAGGACTGGCTGATCGTCGCCGGTGACGTCGCCGAGCGGGTCGCCGATGTGGAGTGGGCGCTGCGGCTGCTCGCGGACCGGTACGCGCGGGTCATCTGGACGCCGGGGAACCACGAGCTGTGGACGCCCGCGAACGACCCCGTCCAACTGCGGGGCCGACGACGCTACGAGCACCTGGTCGAGCTGTGCCGGAGCCTCGGGGTGACCACGCCGGAGGACCCGTACCCGCTGTGGCGGGGGCCGGGCGGGCCGGTGGCCGTCGCGCCCGTGTTCCTGCTGTACGACTACAGCTTCCGGGCGCCGGGCACCACGACCAAGGAGGAGTCCCTGGAGTACGCGCACCGGACGGGGGTGGTGTGCACCGACGAGTTCCTGCTGCACCCCGACCCGTACCCGAGCCGGGACGCCTGGTGCCGGGCCCGGGTCGCGGGGACGGAGCGGCGGCTCGCGGCGCACGACCCGCAGATCCCGCTGGTCATCGCAGGGCACTGGCCCCTCGTGCGCGACCCGATGGCCGTGCTGTGGTACCCCGAGTTCGCCCAGTGGTGCGGGACGGAACTCACCGCCGACTGGCACCGGCGCTTCAACGTGGCGGCGATGGTCTACGGCCATCTGCACATCCCCCGCACGACCCGGTACGACGGCGTCCGCTTCGAGGAGGTCTCCATCGGCTACCCGAGGGAATGGCGCAAACGAGGTCATCCCAAGGGGTTGCTGCGGCGGATCCTCCCGTACGAGGACGACCCCGGCACCGCGCCGGAAGCCGTCAGCGGTGCCCCAGGACGTTGA
- a CDS encoding inositol monophosphatase family protein, with amino-acid sequence MVNSCADPDDCEVAVAAARAGADVVRDLYGRRLDRIDKGAGDFATTADVAAEQAILDVIRAARPEDAVLGEEGGRRGAADSVRQWLVDPLCGTLNYAVGTMLVAVNVALRGGAAAVADPFGDEVFLTDGKTARMRRDGAEAPLVPTSDTRLVDVNLDPPFPGAPGFRATDLLAHPGFVERFRPRVVSTTLALAWVAAGRRAAYVTDGGDLSGSVHFAAGIALCRAAGCVVTGIDGVPVERGGRGLVAAADADTHELLMSMIDGRGV; translated from the coding sequence ATGGTCAACTCCTGTGCGGATCCTGATGATTGCGAGGTCGCCGTAGCCGCGGCACGGGCCGGTGCGGACGTGGTGCGCGACCTGTACGGCCGACGGCTCGACCGCATCGACAAGGGCGCCGGGGACTTCGCCACCACCGCCGACGTGGCGGCCGAGCAGGCGATCCTCGACGTCATCCGCGCGGCCCGGCCCGAGGACGCGGTGCTCGGCGAGGAGGGCGGGCGGCGGGGCGCGGCCGACTCCGTGCGCCAGTGGCTGGTCGACCCCCTGTGCGGCACGCTCAACTACGCGGTCGGCACCATGCTGGTGGCCGTCAACGTGGCGCTGCGCGGCGGGGCGGCGGCGGTGGCCGACCCCTTCGGCGACGAGGTCTTCCTCACCGACGGGAAGACCGCCCGGATGCGACGGGACGGGGCCGAGGCACCCCTGGTGCCCACCTCCGACACCCGGCTGGTGGACGTCAACCTGGACCCGCCGTTCCCGGGCGCGCCCGGATTCCGGGCCACGGACCTGCTGGCCCACCCCGGGTTCGTCGAACGGTTCCGGCCCCGGGTGGTGTCCACGACGCTGGCCCTGGCCTGGGTCGCGGCCGGCCGCCGCGCCGCCTACGTCACCGACGGCGGCGACCTGTCCGGGAGCGTCCACTTCGCGGCCGGCATCGCCCTGTGCAGGGCCGCGGGCTGCGTGGTCACCGGCATCGACGGCGTCCCGGTCGAGCGGGGCGGCCGCGGGCTCGTGGCCGCCGCGGACGCCGATACCCACGAGCTGCTGATGTCGATGATCGACGGCCGGGGCGTGTGA
- a CDS encoding Uma2 family endonuclease, which produces MPYEPLTQADVLLEGFLALDTPEGFRAELIEGEIVVTPPPDGDHEDYISLILKQVIRRSRTDMDFSGNKGLKLASGGRCPKNHVIPDGTFAPTELRLYRGADPWMPCEGVALVVEVTSTKPRADRTDKRHCYARGPIPLYLLVDREQSSLTLFSDPEGDDYRQHCTVPFGKRLALPEPFAFDLETEELI; this is translated from the coding sequence ATGCCGTACGAACCGCTCACGCAGGCGGATGTCCTGCTGGAGGGCTTCCTGGCGCTGGATACGCCGGAGGGCTTCCGGGCCGAGCTGATCGAGGGGGAAATTGTCGTGACGCCGCCGCCGGACGGGGACCACGAGGACTACATCAGTCTGATTCTGAAGCAGGTGATCAGGCGGTCCCGGACAGACATGGATTTCTCCGGGAACAAAGGACTGAAGCTGGCAAGCGGCGGACGCTGTCCCAAGAACCACGTCATTCCCGACGGCACCTTCGCGCCCACAGAACTGCGCCTGTACCGGGGAGCCGACCCCTGGATGCCGTGCGAGGGGGTGGCCCTCGTCGTCGAGGTCACCTCGACCAAGCCCCGGGCGGACCGCACGGACAAGCGGCACTGCTATGCCCGCGGCCCCATCCCGCTCTACCTCCTGGTGGACCGGGAGCAGTCCTCGCTGACGCTGTTCAGCGACCCGGAGGGCGACGACTACCGCCAGCACTGCACGGTCCCGTTCGGCAAGCGGCTCGCCCTCCCGGAGCCGTTCGCCTTCGACCTGGAGACCGAGGAACTCATCTGA
- a CDS encoding glycosyltransferase family 2 protein, with the protein MPLVSVVMPVYNSAATLGAAVRSVLSQTHSDLELLVTDDKSSDDSMDLLMEFARQDERVLPRSAPEQGGAGRARNLAIERARGDYVAFLDSDDMWLPEKTERQLAFAAAGSAPLTFTSYFKMDADHEGESVDFVPNGRVIRAREHVDYRAMLVRDYIGALTAMYDRTVLGTRLMPEMRKRQDYALWLSIMRDGADARGLAEPLAVYRAHQAGSLSSNKLSLVRYNWELYREHEKLSVPRSTRALAGAAWQSLRNSRI; encoded by the coding sequence GTGCCCCTGGTGTCTGTCGTGATGCCCGTGTACAACTCGGCAGCGACCCTCGGTGCGGCGGTCCGGTCGGTGCTCTCGCAGACCCACAGCGACCTGGAGCTGCTGGTCACCGACGACAAGTCCTCCGACGACTCCATGGATCTGCTGATGGAGTTCGCCCGGCAGGACGAGCGCGTCCTGCCGAGATCGGCGCCGGAACAGGGCGGTGCCGGCCGGGCGCGCAACCTCGCCATCGAGCGGGCCCGGGGGGATTACGTCGCCTTTCTCGACAGCGACGACATGTGGCTCCCGGAGAAGACCGAGCGGCAACTCGCCTTCGCCGCGGCGGGCAGTGCGCCTCTGACGTTCACCTCGTACTTCAAGATGGACGCCGATCACGAGGGCGAGAGTGTCGACTTCGTCCCGAACGGGCGCGTGATCCGCGCGCGGGAACACGTGGACTACCGCGCGATGCTGGTCCGGGACTACATCGGTGCCCTGACCGCCATGTACGACCGCACCGTCCTCGGCACACGGCTGATGCCGGAGATGCGGAAGCGACAGGACTACGCCCTGTGGCTGTCGATCATGCGCGACGGGGCCGACGCCCGGGGCCTGGCCGAGCCGCTCGCGGTGTACCGGGCCCACCAGGCGGGATCGCTGTCCTCCAACAAGCTGTCGCTGGTCCGGTACAACTGGGAGCTGTACCGCGAGCACGAGAAGCTGTCCGTCCCGCGGTCCACGCGGGCGCTGGCCGGCGCCGCGTGGCAGTCGCTGCGCAACTCGCGGATCTAG
- a CDS encoding MFS transporter, with translation MTHVEEIHDLVRTPAAPNARRFPLWGLLALAMAAFITLLTETLPAGVLPAMARDLDVSVSAAGQTVTVYAVASVLAAVPLVKMTAEWPRRRLLLTAVCGFIVANTITALSTSFALTLVSRFVAGTASALIWALLAGYARRMVEPHQRGRALAIASAGTPVALAIGVPAGAFFAQTLGWRVSFVAISILTVLLALWILFSVPQFPGQRRGERQPLVGALGMPGVLPVLGVVAAYVLAHSVLYNYIAPFLGSVGLEERVDAVLLAFGGASILGLWLVGTLIDRHLRTLVIASSCLFALAAVVLGLFAQFPALVFIGAALWGLAFGGVATLLQTAAAEAAGPAVDTVQSLFVTAWNVAIAGGGVIGGILLAGAGPEALTWATLVIAVPAILISALARRNAFPGLADRRRREAAS, from the coding sequence ATGACACATGTCGAAGAGATACACGACCTTGTCCGAACCCCCGCCGCACCGAATGCGCGGCGGTTTCCGCTGTGGGGGCTGCTCGCTCTTGCGATGGCCGCGTTCATCACCCTGCTGACCGAGACCCTGCCCGCCGGCGTGCTTCCGGCGATGGCCCGGGATCTGGATGTCTCCGTCTCGGCAGCCGGGCAGACCGTCACCGTATACGCGGTCGCCTCGGTTCTCGCAGCCGTTCCCTTGGTGAAGATGACGGCGGAGTGGCCTCGCCGCAGGCTCCTGCTGACCGCGGTATGCGGTTTCATCGTGGCGAACACAATCACAGCGCTCTCCACGAGCTTCGCGCTCACACTCGTGTCGCGGTTCGTCGCCGGCACCGCTTCCGCGTTGATCTGGGCGCTGCTCGCCGGCTACGCGCGGCGCATGGTCGAACCCCACCAGCGGGGCCGCGCGCTGGCGATCGCATCCGCGGGAACGCCTGTTGCGCTGGCGATTGGGGTTCCCGCCGGCGCGTTCTTCGCGCAGACGCTCGGCTGGAGGGTCTCGTTCGTCGCCATCAGCATCCTCACGGTGCTTCTCGCCCTTTGGATTCTGTTCTCGGTACCGCAGTTTCCCGGCCAGAGGCGAGGCGAGCGGCAGCCGCTCGTGGGTGCATTGGGGATGCCCGGCGTGCTGCCGGTGCTCGGTGTGGTCGCCGCCTACGTGCTCGCACACAGCGTGCTCTACAACTACATCGCCCCGTTCCTCGGATCAGTCGGCCTCGAGGAACGAGTCGACGCCGTGCTCCTGGCGTTCGGCGGGGCCTCCATCCTCGGCCTCTGGCTCGTCGGTACGCTGATCGACCGCCACCTCCGCACGCTGGTGATCGCGAGCTCTTGCCTGTTCGCCCTTGCCGCGGTCGTGCTGGGACTCTTCGCGCAGTTCCCCGCTCTCGTATTCATCGGGGCGGCGCTGTGGGGCCTCGCGTTCGGCGGGGTGGCGACCCTGCTCCAGACGGCAGCCGCCGAGGCCGCGGGGCCGGCGGTCGACACGGTGCAGTCGCTCTTCGTCACGGCCTGGAACGTCGCGATCGCCGGCGGTGGCGTGATCGGCGGAATCCTCCTCGCGGGAGCAGGCCCCGAAGCGCTTACCTGGGCGACCCTGGTCATCGCCGTCCCGGCGATCCTGATCTCCGCGCTCGCACGCCGCAACGCATTCCCCGGGCTTGCCGATCGGCGGCGCCGCGAAGCCGCTTCCTGA
- a CDS encoding MerR family transcriptional regulator, which translates to MRIGEIAALVGVTSRAIRHYHHIGLLPEPARRANGYRSYGVRDAVVLARVRRLTELGLGLDEVRDVLADTAGYELMDVLAGLDADLARQEGEIRERRRRLAGLLETPVPAEGPVPPALAELLGTGPAVASPSAARDREHLTLLDPAGLGGGVRAALATMAEDPDLPLLYERLDALAGAAVDDPRIGPLAADVLAAVPDEGVAEIPSDGPVVPGFGEALLDDWAPAQAEVVRRVMAGLAARMAETAPRANTDTGAEEGAG; encoded by the coding sequence ATGCGCATCGGAGAGATCGCCGCGCTCGTCGGGGTCACCTCGCGGGCGATCCGGCACTACCACCACATCGGTCTGCTGCCCGAGCCCGCTCGCCGGGCCAACGGCTATCGCTCGTACGGCGTGCGGGACGCCGTGGTGCTGGCCCGGGTCCGGCGGCTCACCGAGCTCGGGCTCGGGCTGGACGAGGTGCGGGACGTCCTCGCCGACACGGCGGGGTACGAGCTCATGGACGTGCTCGCCGGGCTGGACGCGGATCTGGCCCGGCAGGAGGGCGAGATCCGGGAGCGGCGGCGTCGGCTGGCGGGGCTGCTGGAGACGCCGGTCCCCGCCGAGGGGCCCGTGCCGCCCGCGCTCGCCGAGTTGCTGGGCACGGGACCGGCCGTCGCTTCCCCCTCGGCCGCCAGGGACCGTGAGCATCTGACGCTGCTGGACCCGGCGGGGCTCGGCGGCGGGGTCCGTGCCGCGCTGGCGACGATGGCCGAGGACCCGGACCTGCCCCTGCTGTACGAGCGACTGGACGCGCTGGCCGGGGCGGCCGTGGACGATCCGCGGATCGGGCCGCTCGCCGCCGACGTGCTGGCCGCCGTGCCGGACGAGGGGGTGGCGGAGATCCCTTCGGACGGGCCGGTCGTCCCGGGGTTCGGGGAGGCCCTGCTCGACGACTGGGCGCCCGCCCAGGCCGAGGTGGTGCGCCGGGTGATGGCCGGGCTGGCGGCCCGGATGGCGGAGACGGCCCCAAGGGCGAACACGGACACGGGTGCGGAGGAGGGGGCGGGATGA
- a CDS encoding VOC family protein gives MSVRRVVPNIRTTGVPTAEGMRRSAEFYGRLGLQEVMNHGWIVTLASPSEPSVQLSVMGSDATAPVSPDMSVEVEDVDAVHAAMKESGAEIVYPLSDEEWGVRRFFVRDPDGRVVNVLGHR, from the coding sequence ATGTCCGTCCGCAGAGTCGTCCCCAACATCCGCACCACCGGCGTCCCCACCGCCGAGGGAATGCGACGGAGCGCGGAGTTCTACGGCCGGCTGGGGCTCCAGGAGGTCATGAACCACGGCTGGATCGTGACGCTCGCCTCGCCGTCGGAACCCTCGGTGCAGCTGAGCGTCATGGGCTCCGACGCGACCGCCCCGGTCTCGCCGGACATGAGCGTGGAGGTGGAGGACGTGGACGCGGTCCACGCCGCCATGAAGGAGAGCGGCGCGGAGATCGTGTACCCCTTGAGCGACGAGGAGTGGGGCGTGCGCCGCTTCTTCGTGCGCGACCCGGACGGCCGGGTCGTCAACGTCCTGGGGCACCGCTGA
- a CDS encoding GNAT family N-acetyltransferase, translating into MSNEIPDGQFPSRSGTAEHAPLSFRRAGEPDLPELVRLRDDAARWQIAHGIDQWKPGELGVRHFRERLSEGEVWLAALGEDGPVAGAWELWWDDPAAWGPQAPDAGYVHRLMTDRRVAPPGTGRRMLARAEARIADAGRALCRLDCLADNARLREYYGAAGYETVRERSKDGGLGHTYRVILLEKRLGKQVGKQPGKRPEKQI; encoded by the coding sequence GTGAGCAACGAGATACCCGATGGCCAGTTTCCTTCCCGCTCCGGCACGGCGGAGCACGCGCCCCTGAGCTTCCGGCGCGCGGGCGAGCCCGACCTGCCGGAGCTGGTCCGGCTGCGGGACGACGCGGCGCGGTGGCAGATCGCGCACGGCATCGACCAGTGGAAGCCGGGCGAGCTCGGTGTCCGGCACTTCCGGGAACGGTTGAGCGAGGGCGAGGTCTGGCTCGCCGCCCTCGGGGAGGACGGGCCCGTCGCCGGGGCGTGGGAGCTGTGGTGGGACGACCCGGCGGCCTGGGGTCCTCAGGCCCCGGACGCGGGTTACGTCCACCGGCTCATGACGGACCGCCGCGTCGCGCCCCCGGGCACCGGGCGACGGATGCTGGCACGGGCGGAGGCCCGGATCGCCGACGCGGGCCGCGCGCTCTGCCGGCTCGACTGCCTGGCCGACAACGCCCGGCTCCGGGAGTACTACGGGGCGGCGGGCTACGAGACCGTCCGCGAGCGCTCGAAGGACGGCGGCCTCGGCCACACCTACCGGGTCATCCTGCTGGAGAAACGGCTGGGAAAGCAGGTGGGGAAGCAGCCGGGGAAGCGGCCGGAGAAGCAGATCTGA
- a CDS encoding SMI1/KNR4 family protein, producing MDEQELLAAVDALVTHDGRDAVCGPVGDGADPVRLPTDESVDFRALGRVLSSRYGQARNLAMGGYVDPTVTARTGAPLLAPFGDRVVEMRAWNHAGRWIGCGAVRTDGAVRPVVLVAGWSVRRRPDAGAVSRRPDERTIPGTGKDEGKWSNGPAEGTTWVDRVVAVTGWTRERGAAVDWAAVESRLGTALPGDYKELVERFGHGDFDDYLGLLIADGPPGSLDLVEFNEFWNRAAAENGGGPWEPYRLHPAPGGLLQWASTEQQSSFYWLTEGTDPDRWPILVTGDDYGEWDRFDGSTAEFVHRLLTDPRFPRSTARHFDRHWFTSYENPDENPDGEEDARNDRPLVRRFEQRGDGNG from the coding sequence ATGGACGAACAGGAACTGCTCGCCGCCGTCGACGCCCTGGTGACCCATGACGGGCGGGACGCGGTGTGCGGCCCGGTCGGCGACGGTGCGGACCCCGTCCGCCTGCCGACGGACGAGTCGGTCGACTTCAGGGCCCTGGGCAGGGTGCTGAGCAGCCGGTACGGGCAGGCCCGCAACCTGGCCATGGGCGGGTACGTCGATCCGACGGTGACCGCGCGCACCGGGGCGCCGCTCCTCGCCCCGTTCGGGGACCGGGTCGTGGAGATGCGCGCGTGGAACCACGCCGGCCGGTGGATCGGCTGCGGTGCGGTCCGGACCGACGGGGCGGTGCGGCCGGTGGTGCTGGTGGCCGGGTGGTCCGTACGGCGGCGGCCGGACGCGGGGGCGGTGTCCCGGCGTCCGGACGAACGGACCATACCGGGCACGGGAAAGGACGAAGGAAAGTGGTCGAACGGGCCGGCGGAGGGGACGACCTGGGTGGACCGGGTCGTCGCCGTCACCGGATGGACCCGGGAGCGGGGCGCCGCCGTCGACTGGGCGGCGGTCGAGTCCCGGCTCGGGACGGCGCTGCCGGGTGACTACAAGGAGCTCGTCGAACGGTTCGGTCACGGCGACTTCGACGACTACCTCGGTCTCCTGATCGCCGACGGCCCGCCCGGCAGCCTCGACCTCGTCGAGTTCAACGAGTTCTGGAACCGGGCGGCCGCGGAGAACGGCGGCGGGCCGTGGGAGCCGTACCGCCTGCACCCGGCTCCCGGGGGCCTGTTGCAGTGGGCGAGCACGGAGCAGCAGAGCTCGTTCTACTGGCTCACCGAGGGCACCGACCCCGACCGGTGGCCCATCCTCGTCACGGGTGACGACTACGGCGAGTGGGACCGGTTCGACGGCTCGACGGCGGAGTTCGTCCACCGTCTGCTCACCGACCCGCGGTTTCCCCGTTCCACCGCGCGCCACTTCGACCGGCACTGGTTCACGAGTTACGAGAACCCGGACGAGAACCCGGACGGCGAGGAGGACGCTCGGAACGACCGGCCCCTGGTACGAAGGTTCGAACAACGGGGCGACGGGAACGGCTGA
- a CDS encoding MerR family transcriptional regulator, producing the protein MRIGEIAARTDTPVRLLRYYEEQGLIEPERLPNGYRDYDEHLVDRVQQIRGLLDVGIPTRLIRSILPCLNEPQSIHMPYITPDMVETLERERDKMTDKIRCLTRNRDAINGYLAATDRRADESP; encoded by the coding sequence ATGAGGATCGGCGAGATAGCTGCGCGCACGGACACCCCCGTTCGCCTGCTCCGCTACTACGAGGAACAGGGATTGATCGAGCCGGAGCGCCTGCCCAACGGGTACCGCGACTATGACGAGCATCTGGTCGACCGAGTGCAGCAGATACGCGGCCTGCTGGATGTCGGCATCCCCACCAGGCTGATCCGGAGCATCCTGCCGTGCCTGAACGAGCCGCAGAGCATCCACATGCCCTACATCACCCCGGACATGGTGGAAACGCTCGAACGCGAGCGGGACAAGATGACCGACAAGATTCGGTGCCTCACCCGGAACAGAGACGCGATCAACGGGTACCTCGCGGCGACCGACCGCCGCGCCGATGAATCGCCATGA